Genomic window (Jeotgalibacillus haloalkalitolerans):
GGACCTTAGTACGCGCGCAAATGTGAAATCTGATGATGAGATTGGCGAGCTTGGTACCCAATTCAACATGATGGTCGATCATATGAATGAGATCTTAACAACGGTCAAATCATCTGTTGAAGAGGTGCGCGGATCTGCTGAGGGCTTAAGTGCTGTAGCAGAGGAGACAAATGCTTCAAGTGAGCAGGTGGCAAGTGCAGTGGGTGACATTGCTGATGGTGCGACCCAGTCTGCAGAGGAAGCAGATGAAGCGAACCGTCAGTCACAGACACTTGGTGAAAAGATCAATGCGATTTCTGAGCAGTCTAAGCAGATGTCTGAAGTGGCAAGTGAAGCGGGCAGTGTGAATGCGAGCGGTATCAGTCAGATGAAGCAGCTGAAGGAATACCATACGTCTTCTACAGAATTTATTCAGTCAATGGAATCTGTGATTCAGGATCTTGAGACGAAAGTTCAGACGATTGAAAGCGTCATGGCCACCATCACAGAGATTTCCTCTCAGACGAACCTGCTGGCACTTAACGCTTCAATTGAGGCGGCGCGTGCAGGTGAGCATGGTAAAGGGTTCGCAGTGGTTGCTGATGAGGTCAGAAAGCTTGCAGAGCAGTCAGTGCGTGCAACGGATGAAGTGAAGCAGACGATTGCAGATATCCAGGGCAGCTCAAAGCGTGCGGTCAGTGAAATGGGGCGCACAAAAGAGAACTTTGATCATCAGTCAATCGTTGTTGAACAGACCAATGATATTTTTGACCAGATGTCTGATTTTATGGGCACGATGGAAACGTCTATTCTTGCTGTTTACCGTGAAATTCAGGACGTATCAGCAAGCAAGGAAGCAGTCACGCGTGTCATTCAGGAAATGGCTGCGATGGCTGAAGAAACAGCCGCATCATGCGAAGAGGTGGCAGCTTCAACGGATGAGCAGGTCAGAGCCATTCAGACCGTTACTGAATCTGCAGAGCGGTTAAGTGAGCTGAGCGATGACCTGCAGCAGGCAGTCAACCGCTTCAGGCTTGATGAACAAAAAGAAGCTTAAACACGAATCCTCCGGGTCTATTTGACCTGGGGGATTTTTATATTTATCAAACCGGTGAACGGAACAGGCGGTTAATTCAATACAAAAAGAGGCTGCGGGTTGAAGGAGAGCAGTATGACAGATAAAATGAGTAGATGGATATAGTGGTTGAATGAGAAAAATAGAGGTGTATGAATGAACAATACAAATACGTTAAAGCTGACTGAAGGCGCAATGATGACTGCTTTTTTTGCCGTGTTATTACTGATCACGGTGTATGTGCCGTTTATTTCAATCGCGTCAGCTTTCTTTTTACTGCTGCCATTTTTACTATACAGCGTGAAATATTCGATTCGCGCTTCACTTGTGATGCTTGCTGCGTCAATTGGTGTCGCTGCCATTGTTGGCGGACCGATCTCGATCCCGGTTGCGATTTTATACGGAACAACCGGTGTGATGATGGGCTGGCTGGTCCAGCAGGGTAAAAGCAAATTTATGATTTTTATGATTTCAACGCTTGTGTTTGTTGTAAATATCGTGGTTCAATATTTATTTTCGATTCTGCTTCTTGGCATTAATATGATCGATGAGTTTATTACATTAATGGATGACTCCCTGGAGCAGGCGATCGCTGTCTATACGGCTGCAGGCATTGATACAGGTGATGTACAGGAGCAGTTTGCACAAATTATGCTGGCTTTTGAAACGCTGCTGCCATCATTAATTATCATGTCTTCAGCATTGCTGATCTGGATCATGATGATTATCAACTTCCCGCTCGTTAAGCGGATTGCGAAAAAGGATATGCCTAAATTCGATGCATTCCGCAACCTGTCGCTGCCTAAAAACGTGATCTGGTACTACCTGATTATCCTGCTGACAGCACTCATTGCAACGCCTGAGCAGGGCACAATGTTTGCGTACGCTTTAATCAATCTGCAGTTTGGATTTGAACTGCTGATGATCCTGCAGGGTCTGGCTTTCATCCATTTCTACGGCCATTTAAAGGGATGGAACAGGGGGCTTCTGGTGATTTTGACCATTTTAGGCGTATTGATCAATCCATTGACGCGAATTTTAGGTATAATAGACTTAGGTTTTGATTTAAGAAAACGGATCACTGAAAAGAAGTAGACGCACATTCTTTTTGGTGGATGGATAAGATAGAGCATATATCATGCAAACGGGTGAACCGTTTTGGGAGCTGAAGGCATGCCAACATATTTTCAACACCGGATTTTACGCCGGCTGCTGCTTGGGCTTACAGTGATTGTCTTTTTAATTGCGGCGGTATTATTTCTATATAACTGGATGTTCGCGGTCGGTACGCTGATTCTGGCAGTGCCTGTATTGTGGTTCGCTTTTGTCTTTGAAAAGCGTTTCTTCAATGACACTGAAGAATATATCTCCACCCTTTCCTACAGGGTTAAAAGGGTCGGGGAAGAAGCGCTGATGGAAATGCCGGTTGGAATCCTGCTGTATAATGACGATTTTTACGTTGAGTGGGCGAATCCGTATTTAACGGCTTTCATTGAAGACGGCACGATGATCGGCCGCTCTTTATATGATGTGGCGGACGTACTTGTACCGGTGATCAAAAAAGAAGGCAGCATTGAAGAGACGGTCTCCTGGCAGGGACGGATTTTCCGTATCATCCATAAGCAGGATGAAAAGCTGCTGTACTTTTTTGATGTCACAGAGCAGTCAGAAGTCGAAGAGCAGTATGAAGCAGACCGGACCGTGATCTCGGTCATCTTTTTAGATAACTATGATGAACTGACGCAGGGGATGGATGACTCTGCGCGCAGTAATATTAACAGTGCGGTGACCACGCTGCTGAACCAGTGGGCGATGGAGCACGATATTTATGTGAAAAGGGTCTCATCTGACCGTTTCCTTGCCGTCATGAATGAACGTATTTTACGTGAACTGGAGTATGAAAAATTCACTATCCTGGATTCAATCCGTGAGATGACGTCTAAGCAGAATGTGCCGCTGACGCTCAGTATAGGGATTGGATCAGGCGCTGAGACGCTTCCTGAGCTCGGTCGTCAGGCGCAGTCGAGTCTTGACCTTGCCCTGGGCCGCGGTGGCGATCAGGTGGTCATTAATCAGGCAAACGGGAAAGTAAAGTTTTACGGCGGGAAGACCAATCCGATGGAAAAGCGTACGCGTGTACGTGCGCGCGTGATCTCCCATGCACTGCGTGAACTGATTGTCAGCAGTGATAAAGTCATTGTGATGGGTCATAAGCGTCCGGATATGGATGCAGTCGGAGCGGCAATCGGCGTCAGAAAGATTGCACAGATGAATCAGCGTGAAGGCTTTGTTGCACTGAATTTCACAGAGATCGACAGCGGGGTAAACCGTCTGATTGATGAGATAAAGACCAAGCCGGATTTATTCTCGCATATCATTACGCCTGAAGAGGCACTTGATATGGTGACAGACGATACACTGCTGGTGATTGTCGATACGCACAAGCCGAGTCTTGTCATTGAAGAAAAGCTGTTAAATAAAGCGGAAAAAGTGGTAGTCATTGACCACCACCGCCGCGGAGAAGAGTTTATTGAGAACCCGCTCCTTGTTTATATGGAGCCTTATGCTTCTTCAACGGCAGAGCTTGTCACTGAACTGCTTGATTATCAGCCGAAAACAGAGAAAATCACAATGCTTGAAGCCACTGCGCTTCTTGCTGGTATAATAGTGGATACAAAAAGCTTCACGATGCGTACGGGTTCCCGGACGTTTGATGCGGCATCATATCTCAGAACGCTTGGAGCGGATACCGTACTCGTTCAGCAGTTCTTAAGAGAAGACGTGACGACCTATGTAGAGCGGGCGCGCCTTGTGGAGACGGTCACCTTTTACAAGCATGGCATGGCCATTGCCTTTGGTGAGGATGAACGCGTACACGATTCGGTGATTATTGCCCAGGCAGCTGATACGCTGCTCCAAATGGAAGACGTGGCTGCTTCATTTGTCGTTGCTTTCCGTGATGAAGGTGTCGTCGGCATCAGTGCCCGTTCACTCGGCACAGTCAACGTGCAGCTGATCATGGAAAAACTGAATGGCGGAGGTCACCTGACCAATGCAGCCACCCAGCTCCGGGACGTTACGATTGATGAAGCTGTAGAACAGTTGAAGCAGGCAATCAATGAACACATCGAAGGAGGAACTGAAGAATCATGAAAGTAATTTTCCTACAGGACGTTAAAGGTAAAGGTAAAAAAGGCGAAGTGAAAAATGTTGCAGACGGATATGCGCACAACTATCTACTGAAAAATAATCTGGCTGCTGAAGCAAACGCAGGAAATGTCAGCCAGCTGAATGCTCAAAAGAAAAAGAAGGAGCAGGAAGCGCAGCAGGTGCTTGAAGAAGCAAAGCAGCTGAAGGCGAAAATGGAGGAGCTGACGGTTGAACTGACAGCGAAATCCGGTGAAGACGGCCGTCTGTTCGGCTCAGTTACATCAAAACAGATTGCTGAAGAACTGAAAAAAACGCACGGCATCAAAGTCGATAAGCGTAAAATCGAACTCAGCGATGCAATCCGTTCACTCGGTTACACAAACGTACCGGTGAAAATTCATAACGAAGTAACTGCGACTGTAAAGGTTCACGTAACTGAGGAATAATTTAGGGTCTTCTGAAACCAAACGCATCCATGATATACTGAAACTATCAAAATGGATCAAATAGAGACAAATAAAAGTGCCGGGACTGTGCGAATTTCCTGAGGGAAGCATAGTGCCGGCATTTTATACAGCAACACAGGAGGGATCCGACGTGAATGAACAGTATGCGGACCGAATGCCGCCGCAAAATATAGAAGCCGAGCAGGCCGTGCTTGGCGCCATCTTTTTAGAACCTCAGTCACTGATATCTGCGCAGGAAGTCCTCATGCCCGAAGATTTTTACCGCAGTGCCCACCAGCGTATTTTTGACGTCATGATCAGCTTGAGTGATAAAGGAAAAGCGATTGACCTCGTCACAGTTACAGAAGAGCTTGCAGCCATGAAAGAGCTTGAAGACGTTGGCGGCATCTCCTATTTAACAGACCTTGCAGGCTTTGTACCGACTGCAGCCAACCTTGAATATTACGCGCATATCGTTGAAGAAAAAGCGCTTTTACGAAGACTGATCCGCACAGCGACCACAATCGCACAGGACGGCTATGCGCGTGAGGATGAAGTTGAAAACCTTTTAGCTGAAGCCGAGCGTAACATCATGGAAGTCGCGAACCGTAAAAACACAAGTGCCTTCCACTCTATGAAGGACGTGCTCGTGCGGACCTATGATAATATCGAGATGCTTAACAGCACGCAGGGGGATATTACAGGAATTGCGACAGGCTTTAATGAGCTTGACCGCATGACAGCAGGCTTCCAGCGGAACGATCTGATCATCGTGGCAGCCCGTCCATCAGTTGGTAAGACCGCATTTGCTCTGAATATTGCACAAAACGTTGCCACCAAAACCGGTGAAAACGTTGCGATCTTCAGTCTTGAGATGGGCGCCGAGCAGCTTGTTATGCGTATGCTCTGTGCTGAAGGCAATATCAACGCCCAGAACCTGCGTACAGGTGCACTCACAGATGAGGATTGGCGCAAGCTGACCATGGCGATGGGAAGTCTGTCAAACGCCGGTATCTATATTGATGACACGCCTGGTGTACGTGTACAGGATATCCGCGCAAAGTGCCGCCGTCTGAAGCAGGAACACGGACTCGGTATGATTCTGATTGACTACATGCAGCTGATCCACGGTACCGGAAAACCCGGCGAGAACCGTCAGCAGGAAGTATCTGAAATTTCCCGTTCCCTGAAAGGACTCGCGCGTGAGCTTGAAGTGCCGGTTATTGCACTGTCTCAGCTGTCACGTGGTGTTGAATCCCGTCAGGACAAGCGTCCGATGATGTCTGACTTACGTGAATCAGGAAGTATTGAGCAGGATGCCGATATCGTTGCCTTCCTTTACCGTGATGACTATTACGATAAAGAAAGTGAAAACCAGAATACGATTGAAATCATTATTGCCAAGCAGCGTAACGGCCCGGTTGGTACGGTATCACTTGCCTTTATTAAAGAATATAACAAATTCGTTAACCTCGAGCGGCGACTTGACGATCCGAGTATGCCGCCTGGTGCGTAAAGCCTCCTTTATGGGGGCTTTTTTAGTTTGTGGCTGGATGCGTCGAGTGCTGTATGTTTGCTGTTGAGTGACATGTTTTGCCGGTTGAGGTAGCGATACACCCGGGTTGAGTGCACAGTATTGCGCGTTGAGTGTCGTGATAGCCGGATTGACTGCAGCATTCCGCCACTCGGACGTTGCATCCGCTTAAAGCACCAGCCCCTCTTCATGCCTTTAAGAAACCAGAAGCCTGTTACCTAAGTGCATCAAGTGCCGGACTGAGAGACAGAGGTAGCAATGACAACTGATCTCTTGTAGCCATTTTCACTGAACTTGTAGCGATACACCCGGGTTTCTGTAACTTTTCACCCTAAACGTGTAGCAATCGCGCCCAAATGCTGTCACATTCCCGCAAATCCGCACCACACCCGCCAGTAAACCTTTTCAATGATCGAAATAAACGAATATAAATTCCTATTTAACCAAAAATGTTCGTCTTTACATTGACTGACCCTCTAATGACTGGTAAACTGTTCTTGTTTGATAAAAAGGGTGTAACAGCCTGACGGAGGTGCGTTCCATGTCTTCAGTAGTTGTCGTAGGAACTCAATGGGGAGATGAAGGAAAGGGTAAGATCACTGACTTTCTCTCAGAACATGCAGAAGTAATTGCACGCTATCAGGGCGGTAATAATGCAGGTCATACAATTAAATTTGATGGTGAAACATATAAGCTGCATCTTATTCCATCAGGGATCTTTTATAAAGATAAAATCTCTGTGATCGGTAATGGAATGGTTGTAGATCCAAAAGCGCTTGTGAAGGAGCTTAAGTATCTTCATGACCGCGGTGTCAGCACAGAAAATCTGCGTATCAGCAACCGTGCACACGTGATTCTTCCTTACCACTTAAAGCTTGATGAAGTGGAAGAAGATCGCAAAGGTGCAAACAAAATCGGTACAACGAAAAAAGGAATCGGTCCTGCCTACATGGATAAAGCAGCGCGTGCCGGTATCCGTATTGCTGACCTTTTAGATAAAGAGTCATTTAAAGAAAAGCTTGAACACAACCTTGCTGAAAAGAATCGTATGCTTGAGCGCTTCTATGAAGTGGAAGGCTTTACGATGGAAGATATTTTCGAAGAATACTATGAATATGGTCAGCAGATCGCGAAATATGTATGCGATACATCTGTTGTATTGAATGATGCACTTGATGAAGCGCGCCGCGTGCTTTTTGAAGGAGCACAGGGTGTTATGCTTGATATTGATCAGGGTACATACCCATTTGTTACATCTTCAAATCCGGTAGCGGGTGGCGTTACAATCGGTTCAGGTGTTGGTCCGACAAAAATCGGTCACGTTGTAGGTGTATCTAAAGCTTATACAACACGTGTCGGTGATGGTCCGTTCCCAACTGAACTGCATGATGAAATCGGCAGCCAGATCCGTGAAGTCGGCCGTGAATATGGTACAACGACAGGACGTGCGCGCCGCGTCGGCTGGTTCGACAGCGTTGTTGTACGTCACGCACGCCGCGTAAGTGGACTGACAGACCTTTCACTGAACTCAATTGATGTATTAACAGGCATCAAAACGCTGAAAATCTGTACATCTTACCGCCTTGGTGATGAGATCATTACAGAATATCCGGCAAACCTTCGCACACTTGCGAAATGTGAGCCGATCTATGAAGAGCTTCCAGGCTGGGACGAAGACATCACAGGCGTCCGCTCACTTGATGAGCTTCCTGAAAATGCACGTCACTACCTTGAGCGCGTCTCACAACTGACAGGCATCCCGCTATCAATCTTCTCAGTAGGACCTGACCGTACACAGACAAATGTTGTGAAAAGTGTGTGGAGAGTAGAGAAATAAGAAAAGCGTAAGGCGCTCGTTCAGCTCCGACAGGCATAAGATGCGCAGCGAGAAAAGGGTGAACTTTCCCTTTTTCGCTGTGTAGCTTATGACCCGAGGAGCTAGCGCCTGGAGCTGGATCAAAAGAAAAGTGGAAGCAGGCGTTCAGCCTCAAAACTGATATAAAAAGGGTATCTGCCATCAACGGCAGATACCCTTTTTGCTATAAAATCTCCACGTCCCAATTCTTAATGGCCTGCTCTACATTAGAGAACGTCTGAATATCTTTAAAAGAAATTCCATTTAACACTATATGCTGCGCAAGCTCAGGACGCAGACCACTCACATTCACGTCAATTCCGAGCAGCTTCAGCACGTTAGTAATATCAAATACATGACCTGCCACTTCATTATCAATTGTCACAATCCCTGAGAAATCAATGATGACACAATCAAGATCCATGTCACTGATCGCAGGAATCGTCTTTGTCATCAGATGCTCAGCCCTTGCTGAATCAATTTTTCCGACCAGTGGAAGGACGACCACACCTGGCTGAATCGGTACGATCGGTGCGGAAAGCTCAAGGATTTCTTTGCGGCTCTCTTCATTGATCCGGTTCTTATACCTTTCAAACAAAAGGATGGATTCCCTCATATTAATATCCAGAATAAAGTTTAACCGGTTTAATACAAAAAGCGTGTCCTTTGTTGACAGCTCCATTTGTAAACAGATGGTTCCAATTAAATCGCTGAAGTACATTCTGGTATCCGGATAAGGACGGATGAGAGAAGAAAGCTTATCCATCATTGATACCTGTTCTTCAATATTTTCCCGGCTCCATTTTAAAAACTTTTCCTCCACTGATATCTCTTCTTCAACATGCAAAGTGTCAGAGAAAAATTTAAAAAAACGGCCATTGTTGCGTCGTGATTCTTCTATCATTGCCTGTGGAATCTCCACATCGACTTTTCCAAGACTATACACCAGAAGTTTTTCTCCAAGCTCTTCTCCATTTTGTTTCAGGTATGAAGCAAAATCCTGAATCGAACCCATGTCAATCCCTCAATTCTGTGATGTAGATGCTCTTTTTGTAGTGTGATATTTTGCAGGTATGCGGCTTGTGTCTGCCGGACCTGAACGCCTGCTTCCACTTTTCTTTTAATGTATCGCTTTTTTCTTAAATCTCCCGCCGCGTACTTCGGCGATGCTGCCGACTGCGAGGAAGGCGGTTGGGTCTATATCTTCTACTATACCCTTCAGTTTAGCCTCTTCAAGCCTTGTAATAACACAAAAAACAACTTTTTTCTGATGCAGTGTGAATCCGCCCTGACCGTTCAGATAGGTTACACCGCGTCCGAGCCGATCAATGATGGCATCGCCAATTTCAATATAATTGTCACTGATGATCCATGCTGCTTTTGATTCGTCCATTCCCTGAATGACAATGTCAATCGTTTTAAATGCAATAAAATATGCAATCAATGAATACATCGCGCGGTCCCAGCCGAACACAAATCCTGCAACAGTGAAGATGAATAAGTTAAAAAACATAATCATTTCCCCGACAGAAAAAGGGAGGTTTTTATTGAATAATATTGCGAGAATTTCTGTGCCATCAAGTGAGCCGCCATACCTGATCACAATTCCGACGCCTGCACCAAGTACAATGCCGCCAAAAACTGTGGCAAGCAGCAAATCATCAGTGAAAACCTCAACACTGTGAAGGAGATAAGTGGAGATTGATAATACAGAAATACCAAGCAGCGTGGAAAGTGCAAATGTTTTTCCAATCTGCTTATAGCCAATAAAGAAAAAAGGAATATTCAGTATAAAAATAAAAAGTCCAAGCTTCCATCCGGTTAAGTAAGAAAGAATAATAGATATACCAACAATCCCGCCATCAAGTACCTGATTGGGTACCAGAAACAGTTCCAGTCCGACGGCCATCATGATTGCCCCAATAATAATAAAGAAGACACGTTTACTAATCATTTTCAATGAGAGCTTTTTATGCTGACTCCTTTTCTTAGCAGAAACAGGAGGCAGTTCGTGCTTTTTACGCTTACCCGGCAATATGCATCCCTCCTGGTGGTATGATTGTTACCATTATACACGAGGTTCTTTCTCAAAAGTACTTTCATATTAAATAGACCCCATCTTCAGGCTGATAAAAATCCAAATAAAAAACCCGCTGCTGCGGGTCATTCAACTGTTTCATATAAAACGTTCAGGCGCTTATAAGTTTTCTCGTCACAGATCACATATAAGTTATCATCCTTTTTCAAGGGTTTTTTAATGGCCTCTTTAAAATCCATATCTTCATTGACTGCAATCAGTACTGCCCCGTCATCCAGCAGCTTCTGCGATGCATCGCGATATGTTTTCCACGTGTCCTTCGCTTTGATTACATAAATGTTATTACCGAATCGTTTACTGAGCAGCTGTCTGAAAATCGTTGTTGTACCTGGCTGGAGGGTTGCTTTTGCCATCAGCAGCGACACAGAGTCATCTGACAGTATGAAATCATCCACCCTGATATGATTAAACTTAGAAATATGACGCTCCTCGCAAATCTCTACAATCGTCTGGATATCAACCTGATGCGCTACCGATAGCGCTTCAACTGCAGATGCAATGAGCAGGCTTTTTCCATCTCTTAAGATGGTATCTTCAATTGCAGGATCTGAAAAGATCG
Coding sequences:
- a CDS encoding methyl-accepting chemotaxis protein, which translates into the protein MKLKSIKTKLIMTTSLVLIAAFAVLLSLTGWQLHDRTQENVLQQAEGIAGELNNSAETFLDQYGRSIEQIASTTTALQYAEAALEDGDAAATNELEQLLEEYLTIYSDPSSIYVAADNGSLLISPFVDLPADFDATTRDWYQQASAAPDTVIWSEPYIDEATGEYVITAAKAMQSGSQLVGVVGVDVKLGDLTTKLGETQIGYNGYPFVLSGEGVALVHPTLQSENLMEYGFIQEIFADENETGSVEYELDGADKLMVYSTAENTGWKIGVAFDQSDIAAESISILTLLLIIGVVTLVIAAVIMSLVAGRFSKPIVALSHSVREVANGDLSTRANVKSDDEIGELGTQFNMMVDHMNEILTTVKSSVEEVRGSAEGLSAVAEETNASSEQVASAVGDIADGATQSAEEADEANRQSQTLGEKINAISEQSKQMSEVASEAGSVNASGISQMKQLKEYHTSSTEFIQSMESVIQDLETKVQTIESVMATITEISSQTNLLALNASIEAARAGEHGKGFAVVADEVRKLAEQSVRATDEVKQTIADIQGSSKRAVSEMGRTKENFDHQSIVVEQTNDIFDQMSDFMGTMETSILAVYREIQDVSASKEAVTRVIQEMAAMAEETAASCEEVAASTDEQVRAIQTVTESAERLSELSDDLQQAVNRFRLDEQKEA
- a CDS encoding DHH family phosphoesterase, yielding MPTYFQHRILRRLLLGLTVIVFLIAAVLFLYNWMFAVGTLILAVPVLWFAFVFEKRFFNDTEEYISTLSYRVKRVGEEALMEMPVGILLYNDDFYVEWANPYLTAFIEDGTMIGRSLYDVADVLVPVIKKEGSIEETVSWQGRIFRIIHKQDEKLLYFFDVTEQSEVEEQYEADRTVISVIFLDNYDELTQGMDDSARSNINSAVTTLLNQWAMEHDIYVKRVSSDRFLAVMNERILRELEYEKFTILDSIREMTSKQNVPLTLSIGIGSGAETLPELGRQAQSSLDLALGRGGDQVVINQANGKVKFYGGKTNPMEKRTRVRARVISHALRELIVSSDKVIVMGHKRPDMDAVGAAIGVRKIAQMNQREGFVALNFTEIDSGVNRLIDEIKTKPDLFSHIITPEEALDMVTDDTLLVIVDTHKPSLVIEEKLLNKAEKVVVIDHHRRGEEFIENPLLVYMEPYASSTAELVTELLDYQPKTEKITMLEATALLAGIIVDTKSFTMRTGSRTFDAASYLRTLGADTVLVQQFLREDVTTYVERARLVETVTFYKHGMAIAFGEDERVHDSVIIAQAADTLLQMEDVAASFVVAFRDEGVVGISARSLGTVNVQLIMEKLNGGGHLTNAATQLRDVTIDEAVEQLKQAINEHIEGGTEES
- a CDS encoding YybS family protein, coding for MNNTNTLKLTEGAMMTAFFAVLLLITVYVPFISIASAFFLLLPFLLYSVKYSIRASLVMLAASIGVAAIVGGPISIPVAILYGTTGVMMGWLVQQGKSKFMIFMISTLVFVVNIVVQYLFSILLLGINMIDEFITLMDDSLEQAIAVYTAAGIDTGDVQEQFAQIMLAFETLLPSLIIMSSALLIWIMMIINFPLVKRIAKKDMPKFDAFRNLSLPKNVIWYYLIILLTALIATPEQGTMFAYALINLQFGFELLMILQGLAFIHFYGHLKGWNRGLLVILTILGVLINPLTRILGIIDLGFDLRKRITEKK
- the rplI gene encoding 50S ribosomal protein L9: MKVIFLQDVKGKGKKGEVKNVADGYAHNYLLKNNLAAEANAGNVSQLNAQKKKKEQEAQQVLEEAKQLKAKMEELTVELTAKSGEDGRLFGSVTSKQIAEELKKTHGIKVDKRKIELSDAIRSLGYTNVPVKIHNEVTATVKVHVTEE
- the dnaB gene encoding replicative DNA helicase, translated to MNEQYADRMPPQNIEAEQAVLGAIFLEPQSLISAQEVLMPEDFYRSAHQRIFDVMISLSDKGKAIDLVTVTEELAAMKELEDVGGISYLTDLAGFVPTAANLEYYAHIVEEKALLRRLIRTATTIAQDGYAREDEVENLLAEAERNIMEVANRKNTSAFHSMKDVLVRTYDNIEMLNSTQGDITGIATGFNELDRMTAGFQRNDLIIVAARPSVGKTAFALNIAQNVATKTGENVAIFSLEMGAEQLVMRMLCAEGNINAQNLRTGALTDEDWRKLTMAMGSLSNAGIYIDDTPGVRVQDIRAKCRRLKQEHGLGMILIDYMQLIHGTGKPGENRQQEVSEISRSLKGLARELEVPVIALSQLSRGVESRQDKRPMMSDLRESGSIEQDADIVAFLYRDDYYDKESENQNTIEIIIAKQRNGPVGTVSLAFIKEYNKFVNLERRLDDPSMPPGA
- a CDS encoding STAS domain-containing protein — encoded protein: MGSIQDFASYLKQNGEELGEKLLVYSLGKVDVEIPQAMIEESRRNNGRFFKFFSDTLHVEEEISVEEKFLKWSRENIEEQVSMMDKLSSLIRPYPDTRMYFSDLIGTICLQMELSTKDTLFVLNRLNFILDINMRESILLFERYKNRINEESRKEILELSAPIVPIQPGVVVLPLVGKIDSARAEHLMTKTIPAISDMDLDCVIIDFSGIVTIDNEVAGHVFDITNVLKLLGIDVNVSGLRPELAQHIVLNGISFKDIQTFSNVEQAIKNWDVEIL
- a CDS encoding adenylosuccinate synthase is translated as MSSVVVVGTQWGDEGKGKITDFLSEHAEVIARYQGGNNAGHTIKFDGETYKLHLIPSGIFYKDKISVIGNGMVVDPKALVKELKYLHDRGVSTENLRISNRAHVILPYHLKLDEVEEDRKGANKIGTTKKGIGPAYMDKAARAGIRIADLLDKESFKEKLEHNLAEKNRMLERFYEVEGFTMEDIFEEYYEYGQQIAKYVCDTSVVLNDALDEARRVLFEGAQGVMLDIDQGTYPFVTSSNPVAGGVTIGSGVGPTKIGHVVGVSKAYTTRVGDGPFPTELHDEIGSQIREVGREYGTTTGRARRVGWFDSVVVRHARRVSGLTDLSLNSIDVLTGIKTLKICTSYRLGDEIITEYPANLRTLAKCEPIYEELPGWDEDITGVRSLDELPENARHYLERVSQLTGIPLSIFSVGPDRTQTNVVKSVWRVEK
- a CDS encoding YitT family protein codes for the protein MISKRVFFIIIGAIMMAVGLELFLVPNQVLDGGIVGISIILSYLTGWKLGLFIFILNIPFFFIGYKQIGKTFALSTLLGISVLSISTYLLHSVEVFTDDLLLATVFGGIVLGAGVGIVIRYGGSLDGTEILAILFNKNLPFSVGEMIMFFNLFIFTVAGFVFGWDRAMYSLIAYFIAFKTIDIVIQGMDESKAAWIISDNYIEIGDAIIDRLGRGVTYLNGQGGFTLHQKKVVFCVITRLEEAKLKGIVEDIDPTAFLAVGSIAEVRGGRFKKKAIH